GTCGCGGGCGTACCGCCGGAGATTGCGAGAAAGTCCCACGGAAAGCGCCCGCAGCGGGCCCGAGGCGGGACTTCTGTGCAATCGGCCCCCACCCGACCCGGCCCATCCCCCCCGCCCGTTACGCCGAAGGCGGCCTGCGGCCTGCGGGCGTGACGGTCAGAGCCGCCAGGACCGCTGCCACTCCGCCGACCGTCATGACCGTGGTGGTGGAAGCGGCGTCCACGACCATGCCGCCCGCCAGCGCGCCGAGCGAGATCGTCGCCTGGAACGACGAGGTGAACAGCACGGACGCCGCCTCGGGCGCGTGCGGCGCCGCCGTCACGAACCATGTCTGTGAGCAGACCGGCACCGCCCCGTACGCGATGCCCCAGAGCAGGAGCAGCGCGAGCGCGCCCGGCTTCCCCGTGCCGAGGGCGGGCAGCAGCAGCGTCGCGGTGGCGAGCAGGCCGGCGGCCGTGGCGAAGGTGGCGCGCGGCGCGCGGCGCGCCCAGGCTCCGGCGAGGAAGTTGCCGAGCACGCCCGCGGCTCCGTAGGCCAGCAGGAACAGGGTGACCGTCCGGGGGCCCGCGTGGGTCACCTCCGCCAGGAACGGGGTGACGTACGTGTACGTGCCGAAGTGGGCTGTCACGATGAGGAAGGTCGCGGCGAGGCCGACCCGGACGCGGGGGGCACCGAGCAGAGCGCGCAGCACCGCGATCTGGGTGACGTGCTGTGGGGGCAGGGGCGGCACGGTCACCACGAGCGCGGCCAGAACGGCCAGCGTCAGGACGCCCATGACGACGAACACGACGTGCCAGCCGACGAGTTGGCCCAGCAGCGTGCCGGCGGGCACGCCCAGCACCGAGCCGAGCGGCACGGCGGAGAAGATCACGGCGGTCGCCCGGCCCGCCTGTGCCTCGGGGACCAGCCGGGAGGCGAGGCTCGCGCCGATGGACCAGAAGGCGCCGATGACGAGTCCGACCAGGACCCGGGAGACCATCATCAGCCAGTAGCCGGGCGCGAGTGCGGCGAGGAAGTTCGCGAGGGCGAGCACCAGGATCAGGGCACAGAGCATGCGGCGCCGGTCGACGCGTCCGGTCGTGACCGTCACTGTCGGTGCGGCGACGGCGGCGATGATGCCGGGCAGGGTCATCATCAGGCCGGCCGTGCCGTCCGAGATGCCGAAGCTGTCGCCGATGGGGGTCAGCAGGCCGATCGGCAGGATCTCGGTGGTGACGATGGAGAAGATCCCCAGCGTCACGGCGATGACGGCCGGCCAACCGCCCCTACCTGGGCGGGCGGAGGTGGCCTCGGTGAACGGGGGTGACGTGGTGGGTGCGGGCATGCTGCCGAGTTCAGCAGCGCCGCCGGGTCCCGGTCTGGCACGTATCCGACGTCAACGTGCCACGGCGAGGGTGATGTCGGATTTCCGCGCGCCACCCCGTCGGCGACTCGGCTCAGTGCGTGACGCCGGAAGTCGGCCCTGCCGCGCGGGAGTTCACGAGGCGTGTGGCGGGACCGACCTCAATCCGACCGGAAAGTAACTTCCGTGATGCGGGCGGCGTCACGCACGTTACGTCAGTGGGCCGCCGCCGGGGAAGAACCTTCGTGCACCCTCTGTTCAGCGATTTCTCCCCCGGGCTCCATCGGATTGGTCACGTCGTCGTCCTCACCGCGCTTGCCGATGTGGTTGAAGACGAGATTGAGCAGCACGGCCGCGACACAGCCCGTGGAGATGCCCGAGTCGAGGATGATCTTCGCGGTCTCCGGGAACGCGTGGTAGAACTCCGGCGCCGCGATCGGGATGAGGCCGACGGCCAGCGAGACCGCCACGATCAGGACGTTGTTGTCGCGCTCCAGGTTCGCCTTGACCAGCGTCTGGATGCCGCTCGCCGCGACCGAACCGAAGAGGACGACACCCGCGCCGCCGAGCACCGGACGCGGTACGACGGCGATGAGCGAGGCGGCCATCGGGCACAGGCCCATCAGGACCAGGAAGCCGCCGCCCACGGCGACGACGTACCGGCTGCGGATCTTCGTCATCGCGACGAGGCCGATGTTCTGCGCGAACGCACTGCACATGAAGCCGTTGAAGAGCGGGCTGATCGCCGAGCCGAGGGTGTCGGCGCGCAGACCTGCCGCGATGGTCTTCTCGTCGGCGGGACGGTCCACGATCTCACCGAGCGCCAGCATGTCCGCGGTGGACTCGGTCATCGAGACGACCATGACGACACAGAGGGAGACGATCGCCGCCGCCGCGAACTGCGGTGCGCCGAAGTGGAACGGCGTCGGGAAGCCGACGATGTCCGCGTCGCCGATCGGGCTGAAGTCCGTGACGCCGAACGGGATCGCGATGACCGTGCCGATGACGAGGCCGAGGAGCACGGCGATCTGCTTGACGAAGCCGGTGGTGAACCGGCGCAGCAGCAGCACGATCACGAGGGTGATGCCCGCGAGACCGAGGTTCTTCATCGAGCCGTAGTCGTCGGCGCCCGGCACGGGACCCTGCGCCCAGCCGAAGGCGACGGGCATGAGCGAGATGCCGATGAGCGTGATGACCGTGCCGGTCACCACCGGCGGGAAGAAGCGGACCAGCTTCGAGAAGAACGGCGCCGCGATGAAGCCGAGTACACCCGCGACGATGACCGCGCCGAAGATGATCGGGAGCGCGTCGTCCTTGTTGTCGGTCGATTCGACGACCGCGATCATGGGGGCGACGCCGGCGAAGGTGACGCCGTTGACGAAGGGCAGGCGGGCGCCGATCTTCCAGATGCCGAGCGTCTGGAGGAAGGTGGCGAGGCCCGCGGTGAACAGACACGCGCCGGTCAGGAAGGTGAGTTCCTTCGCGGAGAGGCCGATCGCCGCGCCGACGATGAGCGGCGGGGCGACGACGCCCGCGTACATGGCGGCCACGTGCTGGAGGCCGGTCGTCGCCATCTTGAGCGGTGGAAGCTTCTGGTCGACGGGATGTATCTCAGGTGTCCCTGATATGGCGCTCTCGCCGTCGACTTCGGATGGGTCTGGAGTGGTGCCTGGGGTGGTGCCTTGCTTGGTGAACCTGGGCTGAGTGGCCACTGTGGCTCCTCCGGTTGTTTTCCAGTACGGGCGGTGCCGGCACTTTTCGCTTCTGGGAGGTGGTGCGTGATGCAAGGACTTGCTCGGTATGAAGTTGTGGTGGTGCGCCCAGGTAGTACTGACCGCCCCGGGAACGTGAAGCTTTGGGCCACGTTCCGGGGCGGCACTTGAGCAACCCGCTCGGCTGCTCAAGTCCGGTCAGGGGCCGTCCCCCCTGACCGGAGTTCTTGGGTTCAGGCCTCGGCGGCGATCCGCGCGAGGCGCTGCGCCTCGTCCCGCGCGGAGCGGGCGATGGCGTCCTCGTCGACGTTCAGCAGACGGCCGTCCTCGACGATCGGCTTGCCGTTGACGAGGGAGAGCGTGACCGGGGCCGCCGCGCCGAAGACGATGGCGGTCACCGGGTCGGCGATCGAGGAGTGCCCGATGCCGTCGATCTTCCAGAGGACGAGGTCGGCGAGCTTGCCGGCCTCCAGGGAGCCGATCTGCGTGGAGCGGCCCAGGACCTGGGCGCCGCCGAAGGTGCCAAGACGCAGCGCCTGACGTGCGTTCAGGGCGGCCTCGCGGTGCGCGCCGAGGCGGTTGATGAGGAGCGCGTTGCGCAGCTCGGTGTGGAGTTCGCCGGACTCGTTGGACGCGGTGCCGTCGACACCGAGACCGACCGGGACGCCTGCCTTGAGCATGTCGGGGACGCGGGCGATGCCTGCGGCGAGGCGGGCGTTGGAGGAGGGGCAGTGCGCGACGCCCGTACCCGTGCGGGCGAACGCGGC
This Streptomyces sp. NBC_01283 DNA region includes the following protein-coding sequences:
- a CDS encoding nucleobase:cation symporter-2 family protein; protein product: MATTGLQHVAAMYAGVVAPPLIVGAAIGLSAKELTFLTGACLFTAGLATFLQTLGIWKIGARLPFVNGVTFAGVAPMIAVVESTDNKDDALPIIFGAVIVAGVLGFIAAPFFSKLVRFFPPVVTGTVITLIGISLMPVAFGWAQGPVPGADDYGSMKNLGLAGITLVIVLLLRRFTTGFVKQIAVLLGLVIGTVIAIPFGVTDFSPIGDADIVGFPTPFHFGAPQFAAAAIVSLCVVMVVSMTESTADMLALGEIVDRPADEKTIAAGLRADTLGSAISPLFNGFMCSAFAQNIGLVAMTKIRSRYVVAVGGGFLVLMGLCPMAASLIAVVPRPVLGGAGVVLFGSVAASGIQTLVKANLERDNNVLIVAVSLAVGLIPIAAPEFYHAFPETAKIILDSGISTGCVAAVLLNLVFNHIGKRGEDDDVTNPMEPGGEIAEQRVHEGSSPAAAH
- a CDS encoding MFS transporter, with product MPAPTTSPPFTEATSARPGRGGWPAVIAVTLGIFSIVTTEILPIGLLTPIGDSFGISDGTAGLMMTLPGIIAAVAAPTVTVTTGRVDRRRMLCALILVLALANFLAALAPGYWLMMVSRVLVGLVIGAFWSIGASLASRLVPEAQAGRATAVIFSAVPLGSVLGVPAGTLLGQLVGWHVVFVVMGVLTLAVLAALVVTVPPLPPQHVTQIAVLRALLGAPRVRVGLAATFLIVTAHFGTYTYVTPFLAEVTHAGPRTVTLFLLAYGAAGVLGNFLAGAWARRAPRATFATAAGLLATATLLLPALGTGKPGALALLLLWGIAYGAVPVCSQTWFVTAAPHAPEAASVLFTSSFQATISLGALAGGMVVDAASTTTVMTVGGVAAVLAALTVTPAGRRPPSA